Proteins from one Impatiens glandulifera chromosome 2, dImpGla2.1, whole genome shotgun sequence genomic window:
- the LOC124927206 gene encoding peptidyl-prolyl cis-trans isomerase CYP19-3-like encodes MKNPKVFFDIAIGKIKSGRVIMELFADTTPKTAENFRVLCTGEKGIGSAGKPLHYKGSTFHRIIPNFMCQGGDFTRGNGTGGESIYGMKFSDENFKLKHTGPGILSMANSGPNTNGSQFFICTDKTSWLDGKHVVFGKVVDGYNVVQEMEKAGSETGRVSSTVVIEDCGEIVEG; translated from the coding sequence atgaagaaccCTAAAGTTTTCTTCGACATAGCAATCGGAAAGATAAAGTCTGGACGAGTAATTATGGAGCTTTTCGCAGACACCACCCCTAAGACCGCAGAGAACTTTCGAGTCCTCTGCACTGGAGAAAAAGGGATTGGATCTGCAGGGAAGCCTTTGCATTACAAAGGCTCTACATTTCACCGCATTATCCCCAATTTCATGTGCCAAGGTGGAGACTTTACTAGGGGTAATGGGACAGGTGGAGAGTCTATCTACGGTATGAAGTTTTCCGATGAGAACTTCAAGCTTAAACATACGGGTCCTGGTATTCTGTCTATGGCGAATTCTGGACCCAACACCAATGGATCACAGTTCTTTATCTGCACCGACAAAACAAGCTGGCTCGATGGAAAGCATGTTGTGTTTGGGAAGGTTGTGGATGGCTATAATGTGGTTCAAGAGATGGAGAAGGCAGGTTCTGAAACTGGACGCGTTTCGTCTACTGTTGTGATTGAAGATTGTGGCGAAATAGTTGAGGGTTAA
- the LOC124927205 gene encoding probable carboxylesterase 2, with protein MTKFNPIFILSLFLILGTVSSCAKTCKEVSFTFFLNVYSNCTIERLVKSDHVPPHFDNETQVRSWDVVINRQLSGRQLSGRLYRPNNIDHGLRVPILIFFHGGGFLVGSPFDRSAQNMLYRLSSMGKFVILSVDYMLAPESKIPIPYRNGDETLKWLALQATGNGNKKFKWLKDILDFDRVFIGGQSSGGNIAYNVAMRFQQKKLDGLRLGGLIMIHPYVLTVEALPSLMNANEGMRNNITGLWPYVCPKTIGLNDTRVNPSLETNLQVLNPGKVLVCVAEKDPMIDAVKAFYDVLEKNVEKVEYYETFGKGHVFDNIFPNIVETYNLYEKIATFIELSQ; from the coding sequence ATGACCAAATTTAATCCAATCTTTATCCTTTCACTTTTCCTAATATTGGGCACTGTCTCATCGTGTGCAAAAACGTGCAAAGAAGTAAGCTTCACATTCTTCTTGAATGTCTACTCTAATTGTACCATCGAAAGGCTAGTAAAAAGTGACCACGTCCCACCGCACTTTGACAACGAAACTCAGGTCAGATCCTGGGATGTTGTCATTAACCGACAACTATCTGGCAGACAACTATCTGGCAGGTTGTATCGTCCCAACAACATTGATCATGGACTTCGTGTCCCTATCCTCATATTTTTCCACGGAGGTGGCTTCCTTGTCGGTTCTCCCTTTGACCGTAGTGCCCAAAACATGCTCTACCGACTTAGCTCCATGGGAAAATTCGTCATTCTCTCGGTAGACTACATGTTAGCCCCCGAAAGTAAGATCCCCATTCCCTATAGGAACGGTGACGAGACTCTCAAATGGTTGGCCTTGCAGGCTACCGGAAATGGCAACAAGAAATTTAAATGGTTGAAAGATATCTTGGATTTTGACCGAGTCTTCATCGGTGGACAGAGCTCGGGTGGAAACATAGCCTACAACGTGGCAATGAGGTTCCAACAAAAGAAGCTTGACGGGTTGAGACTTGGGGGACTAATAATGATTCACCCATATGTATTGACAGTGGAGGCATTGCCTTCTCTTATGAATGCCAACGAGGGAATGAGAAATAATATTACCGGATTGTGGCCTTATGTATGCCCTAAAACCATAGGGTTGAATGATACTAGGGTTAACCCTTCGTTGGAGACTAATTTGCAGGTGTTAAATCCTGGTAAGGTGTTGGTTTGTGTCGCTGAGAAAGATCCAATGATTGACGCGGTGAAGGCGTTCTACGATGTGCTTGAGAAGAATGTGGAAAAGGTGGAGTATTACGAGACATTCGGAAAAGGCCATGTTTTCGATAATATCTTTCCAAATATTGTGGAAACATATAATTTGTACGAAAAGATTGCTACTTTCATAGAACTAAGCCAATGA
- the LOC124925053 gene encoding probable carboxylesterase 2 produces the protein MTTTYNNLLCFSLFLILFSGGGITTASSRKTCKPAFYQFFIKVYSNCTIEKLVKYDPIPPSLDNETQVQSSDLILHLKSNLTGRLYRPSNITAGQRVPILIYFHGGGFMTGSPFNRNAQSQLFRISSIGKIVVLSVDYVLAPEHKIPIPYRSGDKALKWLAMHAAGKADDNEKWVDDVVDFNRVFIGGQSSGGNIAYNVAMRLQQNKRKGIEFAGLILMDPYILTADPSPALERIPENFRRNITGLWTYVCPKSTGVNDTRVNPSLETKLGVLKPGKVLFCVGERDPLIDGSISFYNVLLKNNIKTEFYKTMGRGHAFDNMFPDIAESFEMYQKIDSFIRSA, from the coding sequence ATGACGACCACATATAATAATCTCCTTTGTTTTTCTCTTTTCCTAATTCTCTTCTCCGGCGGCGGCATCACCACCGCATCATCCCGTAAAACATGTAAACCGGCATTCTATCAATTCTTCATAAAGGTCTATTCCAATTGTACCATCGAAAAACTCGTCAAATACGACCCAATCCCACCATCCCTTGACAACGAAACTCAGGTCCAATCATCGGATCTCATCCTTCATTTGAAGTCAAACCTAACCGGTAGGTTGTATCGTCCCAGTAACATCACAGCCGGACAACGTGTCCCTATTCTCATCTACTTCCACGGAGGTGGTTTCATGACCGGCTCCCCCTTCAACCGCAACGCCCAATCCCAGCTCTTCAGAATTAGCTCCATAGGTAAGATCGTCGTACTCTCCGTAGACTACGTGTTAGCCCCCGAACATAAGATCCCCATTCCATATAGGAGTGGTGACAAGGCTCTCAAATGGCTGGCCATGCATGCAGCCGGAAAAGCAGACGATAATGAAAAATGGGTGGACGATGTCGTCGACTTTAACCGAGTCTTCATCGGGGGACAGAGCTCGGGTGGAAACATAGCCTACAACGTGGCAATGCGACTCCAACAAAACAAGCGAAAAGGGATCGAGTTTGCCGGGTTAATATTGATGGACCCTTATATATTGACAGCCGATCCCTCGCCTGCTCTCGAGCGTATCCCCGAAAACTTCAGGAGAAATATTACCGGATTGTGGACTTATGTTTGCCCTAAATCCACCGGGGTAAACGATACTAGGGTTAACCCTTCCCTAGAGACTAAATTGGGCGTGCTAAAACCGGGAAAGGTGTTGTTTTGTGTCGGTGAGAGAGACCCATTGATTGACGGATCAATCTCCTTCTACAATGTCCTTTTGAAGAATAATATCAAGACAGAGTTCTACAAGACAATGGGAAGGGGTCATGCTTTCGATAACATGTTTCCAGATATAGCGGAATCATTTGAGATGTACCAGAAGATTGATTCTTTCATAAGATCagcataa
- the LOC124927888 gene encoding serine/threonine-protein phosphatase PP1-like isoform X2, producing the protein MDPAHLDNIINRLLEVQGRPGKQVQLSESEVKQLCQASKDIFSQQSNLLELEAPIKICGDIHGQYSDLLRLFEYGGFPPQSNYLFLGDYVDRGKQSIETICLLLAFKIKYPLNFFLLRGNHECASINRIYGFYDEFAALIDEKILCMHGGLSPDLHNLDQIRNLQRPTDVPDAGLLCDLLWSDPSRDVKGWGMNDRGVSYTFGADKVTDFLNKLDLDLVCRAHQVVEDGYEFFADRQLVTVFSAPNYCGEFDNAGAMMSVDETLMCSFQILKPAEKKKSLFGSTIAKAGNSLVGPKLK; encoded by the exons ATGGACCCAGCTCATCTTGACAACATAATCAATCGGCTTCTTGAGGTCCAAGGTCGACCAGGGAAACAAGTTCAGCTGTCGGAGTCAGAGGTTAAGCAGCTCTGCCAAGCTTCTAAGGATATTTTCTCTCAACAGTCCAATTTATTGGAGCTTGAGGCACCCATTAAGATTTGTG GAGACATTCATGGTCAGTATTCTGATCTTCTTCGGCTTTTCGAATATGGTGGATTTCCTCCCCAGTCAAATTACTTGTTCTTGGGAGACTATGTAGATCGAGGAAAACAAAGCATAGAAACAATATGTCTTCTCCTTGCGTTTAAGATAAAGTATCCATTGAATTTCTTCCTCTTGAGAGGAAACCATGAGTGTGCATCTATAAACCGCATATATGGATTTTACGATGAAT TTGCTGCTCTAATTGATGAGAAGATTCTTTGCATGCATGGAGGTCTTTCACCTGACCTTCACAATTTGGATCAAATTAGAAATCTACAGCGCCCTACCGATGTTCCAGATGCTGGTTTGCTTTGTGATCTTCTGTGGTCTGACCCTAGCCGAGATGTGAAAGGATGGGGGATGAATGATCGAGGAGTTTCTTACACTTTTGGTGCTGATAAGGTGACTGATTTCCTAAACAAGCTTGACCTGGACCTTGTTTGCCGAGCACATCAG GTTGTAGAGGATGGATATGAATTCTTTGCTGATCGGCAACTAGTGACTGTATTTTCAGCACCAAATTACTGCGGTGAATTTGATAATGCTGGTGCAATGATGAGTGTTGATGAGACTTTAATGTGTTCTTTCCAAATCTTGAAGCCTGCAGAGAAGAAAAAATCTCTTTTCGGTAGCACAATTGCCAAAGCAGGAAATTCTCTGGTAGGTCCCAAGCTAAAATAG
- the LOC124927888 gene encoding serine/threonine-protein phosphatase PP1 isozyme 3-like isoform X1 — translation MDPAHLDNIINRLLEVQGRPGKQVQLSESEVKQLCQASKDIFSQQSNLLELEAPIKICGDIHGQYSDLLRLFEYGGFPPQSNYLFLGDYVDRGKQSIETICLLLAFKIKYPLNFFLLRGNHECASINRIYGFYDECKKRFNIKLWKMFTDCFNCLPVAALIDEKILCMHGGLSPDLHNLDQIRNLQRPTDVPDAGLLCDLLWSDPSRDVKGWGMNDRGVSYTFGADKVTDFLNKLDLDLVCRAHQVVEDGYEFFADRQLVTVFSAPNYCGEFDNAGAMMSVDETLMCSFQILKPAEKKKSLFGSTIAKAGNSLVGPKLK, via the exons ATGGACCCAGCTCATCTTGACAACATAATCAATCGGCTTCTTGAGGTCCAAGGTCGACCAGGGAAACAAGTTCAGCTGTCGGAGTCAGAGGTTAAGCAGCTCTGCCAAGCTTCTAAGGATATTTTCTCTCAACAGTCCAATTTATTGGAGCTTGAGGCACCCATTAAGATTTGTG GAGACATTCATGGTCAGTATTCTGATCTTCTTCGGCTTTTCGAATATGGTGGATTTCCTCCCCAGTCAAATTACTTGTTCTTGGGAGACTATGTAGATCGAGGAAAACAAAGCATAGAAACAATATGTCTTCTCCTTGCGTTTAAGATAAAGTATCCATTGAATTTCTTCCTCTTGAGAGGAAACCATGAGTGTGCATCTATAAACCGCATATATGGATTTTACGATGAATGTAAGAAAAGATTCAACATCAAGTTATGGAAAATGTTCACAGACTGTTTTAATTGCTTACCAGTTGCTGCTCTAATTGATGAGAAGATTCTTTGCATGCATGGAGGTCTTTCACCTGACCTTCACAATTTGGATCAAATTAGAAATCTACAGCGCCCTACCGATGTTCCAGATGCTGGTTTGCTTTGTGATCTTCTGTGGTCTGACCCTAGCCGAGATGTGAAAGGATGGGGGATGAATGATCGAGGAGTTTCTTACACTTTTGGTGCTGATAAGGTGACTGATTTCCTAAACAAGCTTGACCTGGACCTTGTTTGCCGAGCACATCAG GTTGTAGAGGATGGATATGAATTCTTTGCTGATCGGCAACTAGTGACTGTATTTTCAGCACCAAATTACTGCGGTGAATTTGATAATGCTGGTGCAATGATGAGTGTTGATGAGACTTTAATGTGTTCTTTCCAAATCTTGAAGCCTGCAGAGAAGAAAAAATCTCTTTTCGGTAGCACAATTGCCAAAGCAGGAAATTCTCTGGTAGGTCCCAAGCTAAAATAG